One genomic window of Terriglobales bacterium includes the following:
- the dapB gene encoding 4-hydroxy-tetrahydrodipicolinate reductase, translated as MTILVLGRGKTGAVVAEVAREREHKVRVLSSAQNHSAKALTDGALRDVNVVMDFTTPDAVLANVRACVRAGKNVVVGTTGWDEHLQEVRELVEKSGTGLLFGANFSIGVNIFYDVARVAAVALKHKYFGEIMERHHAQKKDAPSGTALRLQKIIEEVSGTELEIVSFREGEVVGLHEVVLECASDSIRMAHDAKSRRTFAEGAVLAAEWLAGKKGFYDFQDVWREL; from the coding sequence ATGACCATTCTTGTTCTGGGACGCGGTAAAACCGGCGCGGTGGTGGCCGAAGTGGCCCGCGAGCGCGAGCACAAAGTGAGGGTCCTGAGTAGCGCGCAAAACCACTCCGCCAAGGCCCTCACTGATGGGGCGCTCCGCGACGTCAATGTGGTCATGGATTTCACTACTCCGGATGCCGTTCTGGCGAACGTTCGTGCCTGCGTTCGAGCGGGGAAGAACGTGGTGGTGGGGACCACCGGCTGGGACGAACACTTGCAAGAAGTACGCGAACTAGTGGAAAAAAGCGGGACGGGACTGCTCTTCGGCGCCAACTTTTCTATAGGTGTAAATATCTTCTACGATGTTGCCCGCGTAGCTGCGGTCGCTCTAAAGCACAAATACTTCGGCGAGATCATGGAACGGCATCACGCGCAAAAGAAAGATGCGCCTTCCGGGACTGCTCTTAGACTACAAAAGATTATTGAAGAGGTGAGCGGTACCGAGCTGGAAATCGTCTCCTTCCGCGAAGGCGAAGTTGTCGGCCTGCACGAGGTCGTGCTGGAGTGCGCGAGTGACAGCATCCGCATGGCCCACGATGCCAAGTCGCGTCGTACCTTCGCAGAGGGGGCGGTGCTCGCCGCGGAATGGCTCGCCGGCAAAAAAGGTTTTTACGATTTCCAGGACGTCTGGCGGGAATTGTAA